A single genomic interval of Homo sapiens chromosome 7, GRCh38.p14 Primary Assembly harbors:
- the SPDYE1 gene encoding speedy protein E1 isoform X3, whose translation MDRTETRFRKRGQITGKITTSRQPHRQNEQSPQRSTSGYPLQEVVDDEVLGPSAPGVDPSPPCRSLGWKRKREWSDESEEEPEKELAPEPEETWVVETLCGLKMKLKQQRVSPILLEHHKDFNSQLAPGVDPSPPHRSFCWKRKMEWWDKSEESEEEPRKVLAPEPEEIWVAEMLCGLKMKLKRRRVSLVLPEHHEAFNRLLEDPVIKRFLAWDKDLRVSDKLPGQ comes from the exons ATGGACAGAACGGAGACTAGGTTCCGTAAGAGGGGACAGATTACGGGAAAGATCACGACCAGCCGTCAACCGCACCGCCAGAATGAGCAGAGTCCCCAGCGGAGCACCTCGGGGTACCCCCTCCAGGAGGTGGTGGATGATGAAGTGTTGGGACCATCAG CCCCTGGGGTAGATCCCAGCCCCCCATGTAGGTCCCTTGGctggaaaaggaagagggagtGGTCAGATGAATCTGAGGAGGAGCCGGAGAAGGAGCTCGCCCCTGAGCCTGAGGAGACCTGGGTAGTGGAGACGCTGTGTGGGCTCAAGATGAAGCTGAAGCAACAGCGAGTGTCACCCATCCTCCTTGAGCACCACAAGGACTTCAACAGTCAGCTTG CCCCTGGGGTAGATCCCAGCCCCCCGCATAGGTCCTTTTGCTGGAAAAGGAAGATGGAGTGGTGGGACAAATCTGAGGAGTCGGAGGAGGAGCCACGGAAGGTGCTCGCCCCTGAGCCTGAGGAGATCTGGGTGGCGGAGATGCTGTGTGGCCTCAAGATGAAGCTGAAGCGACGGCGAGTGTCGCTCGTGCTCCCTGAGCACCACGAGGCCTTCAACAGGCTGCTTG AGGATCCTGTCATTAAAAGATTCCTGGCCTGGGACAAAGATCTGAGGGTGTCGGACAAG